The Trypanosoma brucei gambiense DAL972 chromosome 10, complete sequence genome has a segment encoding these proteins:
- a CDS encoding short-chain dehydrogenase, putative yields MGVIFLVCALLIALVFAAAWWSVHRVPFFHIKGCCALVTGGSLGIGLETAKQLVKLGARVVIIAARNEQSLRAGVEALRVEAKVTGTKVEYVVMDVADEVSVEQAMDKVSKDVTAAGGKYLDLLVCNAGFSIPARFVDITPAEARRMMDVNFFGCVNVLRMVLPSMLEQRAGRVVFVSSLAARCPLAGYSVYAASKAAIRAFAHSMDMENSCRGVRFQVISPPDVYTPGFEQENIRKSPECTALSSFGGDEPVTALDMAKQIVDSIKHYRFDVSLGVDKQLLCWMVAGVEPATDVLELLLQVLLNGWLRLAMAVLSKLHYNIVWRVRKDDEKPNETSTNESERGKKVM; encoded by the coding sequence ATGGGAGTTATATTTCTTGTGTGTGCGCTGCTGATTGCGCTGGTGTTTGCTGCTGCCTGGTGGAGTGTACATCGAGTGCCTTTCTTCCACATAAAGGGTTGCTGTGCGTTGGTAACTGGTGGGAGTTTGGGCATCGGTTTGGAAACGGCGAAGCAACTCGTCAAACTGGGCGCACGAGTTGtaataattgccgcgagaaaTGAACAGTCGCTGAGGGCCGGTGTTGAGGCACTTCGAGTAGAGGCCAAAGTAACCGGCACGAAAGTGGAATACGTCGTTATGGACGTCGCCGATGAGGTTTCAGTGGAGCAAGCGATGGATAAAGTGTCGAAGGATGTTACTGCTGCTGGGGGGAAATATCTTGATCTTCTCGTATGCAATGCAGGTTTCTCTATTCCCGCTCGGTTTGTGGACATTACTCCTGCAGAGGCACGAAGGATGATGGATGTCAATTTTTTCGGTTGTGTAAATGTTTTGCGCATGGTTCTGCCCTCCATGCTTGAGCAACGTGCCGGACGCGTTGTATTTGTGAGCAGCCTTGCGGCCCGCTGCCCACTTGCCGGGTATTCCGTTTATGCCGCATCAAAGGCTGCTATTCGGGCCTTTGCCCACAGCATGGATATGGAAAACAGCTGCCGTGGCGTCCGGTTCCAGGTGATTAGTCCACCTGATGTCTACACGCCCGGCTTCGAGCAGGAGAATATTCGAAAAAGTCCGGAATGCACtgcgctttcttccttcggTGGCGATGAACCTGTTACCGCATTGGATATGGCAAAACAAATTGTCGACAGCATCAAACACTATCGTTTTGACGTAAGCTTGGGTGTTGACAAGCAATTGCTTTGTTGGATGGTTGCGGGTGTGGAACCGGCCACTGATGTGCTGGAGCTTCTTCTGCAAGTTCTTCTTAACGGTTGGCTACGTTTAGCCATGGCGGTGCTCTCAAAACTGCATTACAACATCGTGTGGCGAGTCCGTAAGGATGACGAGAAGCCGAACGAAACGTCGACAAATGAATCAGAGAGGGGTAAAAAAGTCATGTAA